The Mustelus asterias unplaced genomic scaffold, sMusAst1.hap1.1 HAP1_SCAFFOLD_1240, whole genome shotgun sequence genomic sequence ccttccccggtctggcctacacgtgactccagagccacagccaatggcgttgactctcaactgccctccaagggcaactagagatggacgatagatgctggaccagccagcgacgcccatgacccacgaGTGAATTTTTAAATGTTTGATCTGCTGAGGGTAGACCTTCTCTCTACGCTTGGGATTTGTAAACTGAAAGGTCTCAttaagtggcacggtggcccagtggttagcactgctgcctcacagcgccagggacacgggttcgattcccggcttggggtcactgtctgtgcggagtctgcacgttctccccgtgtctgcgtgggtttcctccgggtggagaaggtggtgaagaaggcatatggtatgcttgcctttataggacgagatatagagtataaaagctggagtctgatgatgcagctgtatagaatgctggttaggccacatttggagtactgcgtccagttctggtcgccgcactaccagaaggacgtggaggctttagagagagtgcagagaaggtttaccaggatgttgcctggtatgaggagagattgggtaaactggggttgttctccctggaaagacggagaatgaggggagacctaatagaggtgtacaagattatgaaggggatagatagggtgaacagtgggaagctttttcccaggtgacaatcacgaggggtcacgggctcaaggtgagagggcgaagtataactcagacatcagagggacgttttttacacagagggtggtgggggcctggaatgcgctgccaagtagggtggtggaggcagacacgctgacatcgtttaagacttacctggatagtcacatgagcagcctgggaatggagggatacaaacgattggtctagttggaccaatgaacggcacaggcttggagggccgaagggcctgtttcctgtgctgtactgttctttgttctttgtttgtttgtgctccagtttcctcccacagtccgaaagacgtgctggttagggtgcattggccgtgctaaattctccctcggtgttacccgaacaggcgccggagtgcggcgactagggggattttcacagtaacttcattgcggtgttaatgtaagccgacttgtgacacagataaatgaactttaacttaagCAGCGCAGTTCAGATGAAGGATTCGGGAATCTGCATGCTTTGTCTCTCCGGCCTATTAATTCCCTTCCTCGGGATGAATTTTGGCTTTGTGGCAGATTGGCCTTTGACCTCTGACCCTGTCACTTCCAGGCCTTTCAGCTGCGAAGCTTCTCAGTCAGACGGGACTCAATGTCCTGGTGTTGGAGGCCAGGGACCGCGTTGGAGGACGTACCCATACCCTGCACGTGAGCACTTTGTCTATTCTATAACAGGGGAGGCAGTGAGAGCCCGGGGGAGGGTGAGGACTTGGTATCAGCATCatccagtgtccccatcaaacactccctggacaggtacagcacggggttagatacagagtaaagctccctctacactgtccccatcaaacactccaaggacaggtacagcacggggttagatacagaataaagctccctctacactgtccccatcaaacactcccaggacaggtacagcacggggttagatacagagtaaagctccctctacactgtccccatcaaacactcccaggacaggtacagcacgggattagatacagagtaaagctccctctacactgtcctccatcaaacactcccaggacaggtacagcacggggttagatacagagtaaagctccctctaccctgtccccgatcaaacactcccaggacaggtacagcacggggttagatacagagcacagcaccctctacactgtcccccatcaaacactcccaggacaggtagagcacggggttagatacagagtaaagctccctctacactgtcctccatcaaacactcccaggacaggtacagcacggagttagatacagagtaaagctctctctaccctgtccccgatcaaacactcccaggacaggtacagcacggggttagagacagagtaaagctccatctacactgtcccccatcaaacactcccaggacagggacagcacggggttagatacagagtaaagctccctctacactgtccccatcaaacactcccaggacaggtacagcacggcgttagatacagagtaaagctccctcgacactgtccccatcaaacactcccaggacagggacagcacgaggttagatacagagtaaagctccctctacactgtccccatcaaacactcccaggacaggtacagcacggggttagatacagagtaaagctccctctacactgtccccatcaaacactcccaggacagggacagcacggggttagatacagagtaaagctccctctacactgtccccatcaaacactcccaggacaggtacagcacggggttagatacagagtaaagctccctctacactgtccccatcaaacactcccaggacagggacagcacggggttagatacagagtgaaattTACATACTTATCCGATATCTTTCCCCTGATGATCTGTGTAATGagcacagtgctgtgtgtgtgggatcttgctttgtgtGAATTGTTGCTTCGTCTGCCACAACAGAACAGTGATGTGAACCCGGATGCGCTGCATTGGTTGGATTGTTCTCAGGGTCATTGTGAAAGCTTCTTTTGCAACGCCAGCTGATAGTTTGAGATCTGAAATTTCAGTCTGTTTTTACACAGCTGGGTTTGACTGAGGAAGGTTCGTATCCCGCCAAACCACAGAATCCTCTCAAAACAAGCCAAGAACTTCAGCACAGGGAATATCCACATATCTGAAACGCTTAATCATCTCACATCTCTGCTTTCCTCTGTTTTAATTTGCGTTTCAGTTCATGGGTTCCAAGCGAACTCTCAATGGTCTGCCTTCTGTTTAACTCGATCCTGGGTTTTCTCACTCGGAGTGCCTCTGTTCCTGCCACCCGTTCAACCTTCCAGcctcagctctgcctctctccctgtctgggaGACTGGGGGTTCCAAATCCCACTGGCGATTCCCAATCCCAGCGAAGACcccagagcagcgctgagggaatgctgcactgtcggagaggcACTTTCTGTCCCAGGAGGCAACCGGCTGAGGGCCCAGTCTGCCcagtcataggatcatagaatctacagtgcaggaggaggccattcggcccatcgagtctacaccgaccgcaatcccacccaggccctatccccgtatccccgtatatttacccagctaatccctctgacactaaggagcaatttagcatggccaatccacctaacctgcacatctttgggacacgaaggggcaatttagcatggccaatccacctaacctgcatatctttggacactaaggggcaatttagcatggccaatccacctaacccgcacatctttggacactaagggccaatttagcatggccaatccacctaacctgcacatctttggacactacgggacaatttagcatggccaatccacctaacccgcacatctttggacacgaagggccaatttagcatggccaatccacctaacctgcacatctttggacactaagggcaaatttagcatggccaatccacctaacctgcatatctttggacactgaggggcaatttagcatggccaatccacctaacccgcacatctttggacactaagggccaatttagcatggccaatccacctaacctgcacatctttggacactacgggacaatttagcatggccaatccacctaacccgcacatctttggacactaagggccaatttagcatggccaatccacctaacctgcacatctttggacactacgggacaatttagcatggccaatccacctaacctgcacatctttggacactaagggccaatttagcacggccaatccacctaacctgcacatctttggacactaagggccaatttagcacggccaatccacctaacctgcacatctttggacactaaggggcaatttagcacggccaatccatctaactttggactgtgggaggaaaccggagcacccggaggaaacccacgcagacacggggggagaacgtgcagactccgcacagacagtgacccgagccgggaatcgaacccgggtccctggcgctgtgaggcagcagcgctaacccactgtgtcaccgcgccaACCTACTTTGTGGGCTTCTTAAGGCACATCCCAGCGCATGGGGAATAAAATGACACTTACCAGACCGCGCAGAGCACAACAAGCAAGAGGTCGCGGAGGCAACGTGGATAGGAGCGAGGCGAAGGGGTGGCAGCGACTAGCCGCTGGCTGGGGAGTGTGTAGACAGTCTGGCTGAATGCAGTCTGCAGACACGGGACACAAACACTCCATCAAAAACCTCAACTTCAGCAACTGGAGAGGAACCACCTGTTCCTCAGACTGTCACAATGGGCAAGGTCGAGCAGCAGAGTTAAAGTGGAGATGGTACAAAGCAGCTGTTATAGAGAGGatagagttagatacagagcaaagctccctctacactgtcccccatcaaacactcccaggacaggtacagcacggggttagatacagagtaaagctccctctacactgtcccccatcaaacactcccaggacaggtacagcacggggttagatacagagtaaagctccctctacactgtcccccatcaaacactcccaggacaggtacagcacggggttagatacagagtaaagctccctctacactgtcccccatcaaacactcccaggacaggtacagcacggggttagatacagagtaaagctccctctacactgtcccccatcaaacactcccaggacaggtacagcacggggttagatacagagtaaagttccctctacactgtcccccatcaaacactcccaggacaggtacagcacgggttcgatacagagtaaagctccctctacactgtcccccatcaaacactcccaggacaggtacagcacggggttagatacagagtaaagccccctctacactgtccccatcaaacactcccaggacaggtacagcacggggttagatacagagtaaagctcccactacactgtcccccatcaaacactcccaggacaggtacagcacggggttagatacagagcaaagctccctctacactgtccctatcaaacactcccaggacaggtacagcacggggttagatacagagtaaagccccctctacactgtccccatcaaacactcccaggacaggtacagcacggggttagatacagagtaaagctcccactacactgtcctccatcaaacactcccaggacaggtacagcacggggttagatacagagtaaagttccctctacactgtcccccatcaaacactcccaggacaggtacagcacgggttcgatacagagtaaagctccctctacactgtcccccatcaaacactcccaggacaggtacagcacggggttagatacagagtaaagccccctctacactgtccccatcaaacactcccaggacaggtacagcacggggttagatacagagtaaagctcccactacactgtcctccatcaaacactcccaggacaggtacagcacggggttagatacagagtaaagttccctctacactgtcccccatcaaacactcccaggacaggtacagcacggggttagatacagagtaaagctctctctacactgtccccatcaaacactcccaggacaggtacagcacggggttagatacagagtaaagctccctctacactgtcccccatcaaacactcccaggacaggtacagcacggggttagatacagagtaaagctccctctaccctgtccccgatcaaacactcccaggacaggtacagcacggggttagatacagagtaaagctccctctacactgtcccccatcaaacactcccaggacaggtacagcacggggttagatacagagtaaagctccctctacactgtcgtccatcaaacactcccaggacaggtacagcacggagttagatacagagtaaagctctctctaccctgtccccgatcaaacactcccaggacaggtacagcacggggttaggtacagagtaaagctccctctacactgtcccccatcaaacactcccaggacaggtacagcacggggttagatacaaaataaagctccctctacactgtccccgatcaaacactcccaggacaggtacagcacgggttagatacagagtaaagctccctctacactgtcccccatcaaacactcccaggacaggtacagcacggggttagatacagagtaaagccccctctacactgtccccatcaaacactcccaggacaggtacagcacggggttagatacagagtaaagctcccactacactgtcctccatcaaacactcccaggacaggtacagcacggggttagatacagagtaaagttccctctacactgtcccccatcaaacactcccaggacaggtacagcacggggttagatacagagtaaagctccctctacactgtcccccatcaaacactcccaggacaggtacagcacggggttagatacagagtaaagttccctctacactgtcccccatcaaacactcccaggacaggtacagcacgggttcgatacagagtaaagctccctctacactgtcccccatcaaacactcccaggacaggtacagcacggggttagatacagagtaaagccccctctacactgtccccatcaaacactcccaggacaggtacagcacggggttagatacagagtaaagctcccactacactgtcccccatcaaacactcccaggacaggtacagcacggggttagatacagagcaaagctccctctacactgtccctatcaaacactcccaggacaggtacagcacggggttagatacagagtaaagccccctctacactgtccccatcaaacactcccaggacaggtacagcacggggttagatacagagtaaagctcccactacactgtcctccatcaaacactcccaggacaggtacagcacggggttagatacagagtaaagttccctctacactgtcccccatcaaacactcccaggacaggtacagcacgggttcgatacagagtaaagctccctctacactgtcccccatcaaacactcccaggacaggtacagcacggggttagatacagagtaaagccccctctacactgtccccatcaaacactcccaggacaggtacagcacggggttagatacagagtaaagctcccactacactgtcctccatcaaacactcccaggacaggtacagcacggggttagatacagagtaaagttccctctacactgtcccccatcaaacactcccaggacaggtacagcacggggttagatacagagtaaagctctctctacactgtccccatcaaacactcccaggacaggtacagcacggggttagatacagagtaaagctccctctacactgtcccccatcaaacactcccaggacaggtacagcacggggttagatacagagtaaagctccctctaccctgtccccgatcaaacactcccaggacaggtacagcacggggttagatacagagtaaagctccctctacactgtcccccatcaaacactcccaggacaggtacagcacggggttagatacagagtaaagctccctctacactgtcgtccatcaaacactcccaggacaggtacagcacggagttagatacagagtaaagctctctctaccctgtccccgatcaaacactcccaggacaggtacagcacggggttaggtacagagtaaagctccctctacactgtcccccatcaaacactcccaggacaggtacagcacggggttagatacaaaataaagctccctctacactgtccccgatcaaacactcccaggacaggtacagcacgggttagatacagagtaaagctccctctacactgtcccccatcaaacactcccaggacaggtacagcacggggttagatacagagtaaagccccctctacactgtccccatcaaacactcccaggacaggtacagcacggggttagatacagagtaaagctcccactacactgtcctccatcaaacactcccaggacaggtacagcacggggttagatacagagtaaagttccctctacactgtcccccatcaaacactcccaggacaggtacagcacggggttagatacagagtaaagctctctctacactgtccccatcaaacactcccaggacaggtacagcacggggttagatacagagtaaagctccctctacactgtcccccatcaaacactcccaggacaggtacagcacggggttagatacagagtaaagctccctctaccctgtccccgatcaaacactcccaggacaggtacagcacggggttagatacagagcacagcaccctctgcactgtcccccatcaaacactcccaggacaggtacagcacggggttagatacagagtaaagctccctctacactgtcctccatcaaacactcccaggacaggtacagcacggagttagatacagagtaaagctctctctaccctgtccccgatcaaacactcccaggacaggtacagcacggggttagatacagagtaaagctccctctacactgtcccccatcaaacactcccaggacaggtacagcacggggttagatacagagtaaagctccctctgcactgtcccccatcaaacactcccaggacaggtacagcacggggttagatacagagtaaagccccctctgcactgtcccccatcaaacactcccaggacaggtacagcacggggttagatacagagcaaagctccctctacactgtccctatcaaacactcccaggacaggtacagcacggggttagatacagagtaaagctccctctacactgcccccatctaacactcccaggacaggtacagcacgggttagatacagagtaaagctccctctacactgtccccatcaaacactcccaggacaggtacagcacgggttcgatacagagtaaagctccctctacactgtcccccatcaaacactcccaggacaggtacagcacggggttagatacagagtaaagccccctctacactgtccccatcaaacactcccaggacaggtacagcacggggttagatacagagtaaagctcccactacactgtcctccatcaaacactcccaggacaggtacagcacggggttagatacagagtaaagttccctctacactgtcccccatcaaacactcccaggacaggtccagcacggggtttgatacagagtaaagctccctctaccctgtccccgatcaaacactcccaggacaggtacagcacggggttagatacagagcacagcaccctctacactgtcccccatcaaacactcccaggacaggtacagcacggggttagatacagagtaaagctccctctacactgtcgtccatcaaacactcccaggacaggtacagcacggagttagatacagagtaaagctctctctaccctgtccccgatcaaacactcccaggacaggtacagcacggggttaggtacagagtaaagctccctctacactgtcccccatcaaacactcccaggacaggtacagcacggggttagatacaaaataaagctccctctacactgtccccgatcaaacactcccaggacaggtacagcacgggttagatacagagtaaagctccctctacactgtccccatcaaacactcccaggacaggtacagcacgggttagatacagagtaaagctccctctacactgtcccccatcaaacactcccaggacaggtacagcacggggttagatacagagtaaagccccctctacactgtccccatcaaacactcccaggacaggtacagcagggggtgagatacagagtaaagctccctctacactgtcccccatcaaacactcccaggacaggtacagcacggggttagatacagagtaaagctcccactacactgtcccccatcaaacactcccaggacaggtacagcagggggtgagatacagagtaaagctccctctacactgtcccccatcaaacactcccaggacaggtacagcacggggttagatacagagtaaagctccctctacactgtcccccatcaaacactcccaggacaggtacagcacggggttagatacagagtaaagctccctctacactgtcccccatcaaacactcccaggacaggtacagcacggggttagatacagagtaaagctccctctacactgtccccccatcaaacactcccaggacaggtacagcacggggttagatacagagtaaagctccctctacactgtccccatcaaacactccctttgtctctgGCAGAATCCGCGTTTTGGCTACACGGATGTGGGAGGGGCCTATGTGGGGCCTACACAAAACCGCATCCTGCGTCTGGCCAAGGAGCTGGGAGTGGAGACTTACCTGGTGGATGACTCTCAGGACAGCGTCATGGAGATCCAGGTAAATTAGGAATGGCTGGGAATTGTTCAATATCCGTCTGTTATGTTTATGACTTCGAACAGTGTAAAGTGGCACCCCTTCTCCcgacattctccccattccccccgtgggagcgaggcccacattctccccactccccgtgggagcgagtcccacattatccccactccccgtgggagcgagtcccacattctccccactccccgtgggagcgagtcccacattatccccactgcccgtgggagcgagccccacattctccccactccccccgtgggagcgcgtcccacactctccccactccctgtgggagcgagtcccacattctccccactcccccgtgggagcgagtcccacattctccccactccccatgggagtgagtcccacattctccccactccctgtgggagcgagtcccacattctccccactcccccgtgggagcgagtcccacattctccccactccccatgggagtgagtcccacattctccccactcccccgtgggagcaagtcccacattctccccattccccatgggagcgagtcccacattctccccactccccgtgggagcgagtcccacattctccccactccccatggcagcgagtcccacattctccccactccccatgggagtgagtcccacattctccccactccccatgggagtgagtcccacattctccccactccccatgggagcgagtcccacattctccccactccccatgggagcgagtcccacattctcccacagATGGTAGTCGGAGCCGCACTTGCTGGGACTGTGGCCTCATGGTTGGGTGAAGCAGCTCCTGGACTCAGTCCCCATGGAGTCAGGGATAATATCCAATTATTGAAATTCTGAAGCACAtaatggggccattcagcccatcatgtctcacCTAGCCCATTTGAATAAGCTATCCAATTCGTCACACCCCATTCCGTCCTCATTTTCCAACAAATAATTATTCCTCCACAAGCAAGTATCCAATGACTTGCTGGAATTCATTATTGAATCGGTTTTGAGCTCCCCCAcagcccaccccttcccccagagTCCTCCTGATTGGATTCACACGTTGTTCTTGTCCTTTCCGCCAGTGCGTACCCCGGTGTGTGACTGAGCCGTGAGCCCTCCATCGGTTCGGAGGCAAAGAATGGGACTGAACCCCCATCGTTTCAATGTGACCCTTAACCTTTCAGGGGTCGGTGCGGACGTTCAGTGGCGTGGTCCCACCGATCTACAACCCGATTGGACTCTTGGACCTCAACAACGCCATCCGGACGATCGACAAGATGGCCGCTGAGGTGCGTGGCATGTGATCGCTCGCCTAATGGGGCGCTCTGAGCCATTGTCTGATAGaacgacttgcatttatatagcacctttcccagCCGCCAGatggtgtggcacggtggcacagtggttagc encodes the following:
- the LOC144488055 gene encoding amine oxidase [flavin-containing] A-like: MYDVIVLGAGISGLSAAKLLSQTGLNVLVLEARDRVGGRTHTLHNPRFGYTDVGGAYVGPTQNRILRLAKELGVETYLVDDSQDSVMEIQGSVRTFSGVVPPIYNPIGLLDLNNAIRTIDKMAAE